From Cognatishimia activa, one genomic window encodes:
- a CDS encoding STAS-like domain-containing protein has translation MDQLINIAEDYTEFPGGRYVEDGDGNGTTFREEYLLPAMKRNDDDVVSVILDGAAGYPSSFLEEAFGGLVREHDFTPEDVLKRFKFIANEPGFSRYVALIEQYVTQAQRKDT, from the coding sequence ATGGACCAATTGATTAATATTGCTGAGGACTACACGGAGTTCCCAGGCGGTCGCTACGTTGAAGATGGCGATGGCAACGGAACAACGTTCCGAGAGGAGTATTTACTCCCCGCCATGAAACGCAATGACGACGATGTAGTTAGCGTCATTTTGGACGGTGCTGCGGGGTACCCGTCATCATTCCTAGAAGAGGCTTTCGGGGGGCTTGTGCGTGAGCATGATTTTACGCCTGAAGATGTTCTAAAGAGATTTAAGTTCATTGCGAACGAACCCGGTTTTTCCCGATATGTTGCTCTCATCGAACAATACGTAACGCAAGCTCAGCGCAAGGACACATAG
- a CDS encoding recombinase family protein, translated as MQKYVIYTRVSTQEQGRSGLGLEAQDRDIELFLSQFNDKPYSVLERCTDVLSGTNDDRPELDRALGVCRKTGATLLVSKLDRLSRKVSTISAIMDDKKVKLRVAQMPYADKFQLHIHAALAEQEREFISARTKAALAEAKAKGVKLGGLRDATMKRNEIVKANAAARAEKVAGIVLPLREAGEPLREIANRLNEAGVATARGGSWQASQVKRVLDRLESR; from the coding sequence TTGCAAAAGTACGTAATTTACACGCGCGTAAGCACACAAGAGCAGGGCCGCAGTGGGCTTGGCCTAGAAGCACAGGACCGAGACATTGAGTTGTTCCTAAGTCAGTTTAACGACAAACCTTACAGCGTTTTGGAGCGATGTACCGACGTACTAAGTGGGACCAATGACGACCGACCGGAGCTCGACCGGGCACTTGGCGTTTGCCGTAAGACAGGAGCGACCCTGTTGGTGAGTAAACTCGACCGCTTGTCCCGAAAGGTCTCCACTATCTCCGCCATCATGGACGACAAGAAAGTAAAGCTGCGGGTCGCGCAGATGCCATATGCCGACAAGTTCCAACTACATATCCACGCTGCACTAGCAGAACAGGAACGAGAGTTCATCTCAGCACGCACTAAGGCAGCACTCGCAGAAGCAAAGGCCAAAGGTGTTAAGCTGGGCGGGCTGCGAGATGCGACTATGAAACGAAACGAAATAGTCAAAGCCAATGCAGCCGCTAGGGCTGAGAAGGTGGCGGGCATTGTGTTGCCACTTCGTGAAGCCGGGGAACCGCTACGAGAGATCGCAAATCGATTGAATGAGGCAGGCGTAGCCACGGCCCGTGGCGGCTCATGGCAAGCCTCTCAGGTGAAGCGCGTACTAGATCGGCTTGAGAGCCGCTGA
- a CDS encoding MaoC/PaaZ C-terminal domain-containing protein: MIGALTIGSQLVPEQVGAVSTDALVPYLEQVGDDNPLHRDPAVAVNAGLVGIPIPGQLLLSVMERYAKARTEGYALQRITVQFVSPVFTEKPFDLTGRVVAQHEAERVLVLRLQMHQNGERSVVGEARVSLHGTKENWWSLGGTPENP; the protein is encoded by the coding sequence ATGATCGGTGCGCTGACCATAGGCAGCCAATTGGTGCCCGAACAGGTGGGTGCGGTTTCAACCGATGCTCTGGTCCCATATTTGGAACAGGTGGGCGATGACAATCCTTTGCACCGCGACCCTGCCGTCGCAGTTAACGCCGGCCTGGTAGGAATTCCAATACCGGGCCAGCTTCTCCTTTCAGTGATGGAACGCTATGCGAAAGCCCGCACCGAAGGGTATGCTCTTCAACGCATAACGGTGCAGTTTGTTTCACCAGTCTTTACGGAGAAGCCCTTTGACCTAACCGGGCGGGTCGTCGCCCAACACGAAGCCGAACGCGTTTTGGTTCTGAGACTTCAGATGCACCAGAATGGAGAGCGATCTGTGGTTGGAGAGGCGAGGGTCTCGCTGCATGGTACAAAGGAAAATTGGTGGAGCCTAGGGGGAACTCCAGAAAATCCATAA
- a CDS encoding beta-ketoacyl-[acyl-carrier-protein] synthase family protein, translated as MSRVAISGIGAVSAAGIGAEALWQLAVSGKSAVRAHDFPGNEILSVGIFGAFADFDPSEDEDAAILKRCDRYSQFAHLAAREAVTQSGIDPELLRGPRTAVFIGSGIGGMTTLDAGYNQLNSGRRFMDPLSVPKLIPSSATAHVSIQYGAQGPSFAVCSACSSASQSIGLAMMLIRAGVVDRAIAGGSEACLTVPTIRAWELLRVLSPDGCKPFSNNRNGTVLGEGAGVVLLESEASLAARGGAPIGWLNGYATTSDARDMLQPDVDGAAAAMQGALDDAGLSADDIDYINAHGTGTVLNDVNEATAIRRVFGDATDSLLVSSSKSQTGHLLGASGGIELAITLAAARAQIVPPHINCAEPDPKCEITLAADIPTNRPIRYALSNSFAFGGMNASLILAAPEV; from the coding sequence TTGAGCCGGGTCGCGATTTCAGGAATTGGCGCCGTTAGTGCGGCCGGTATCGGCGCCGAGGCCTTATGGCAGCTTGCGGTTTCCGGTAAATCGGCAGTCCGTGCGCACGACTTCCCTGGCAACGAAATTCTTTCTGTTGGAATTTTTGGGGCGTTTGCGGATTTCGACCCTTCGGAAGATGAGGATGCGGCAATACTGAAGCGTTGCGATCGGTATTCCCAGTTTGCACATCTCGCCGCGCGTGAAGCGGTTACTCAATCCGGTATTGATCCGGAGCTCTTGCGGGGCCCTCGCACGGCCGTGTTCATTGGGTCTGGCATTGGCGGGATGACAACGCTTGATGCGGGCTACAACCAGCTGAATTCAGGTCGCCGGTTCATGGACCCGTTAAGTGTCCCGAAACTGATCCCGAGTTCAGCAACCGCTCATGTCAGCATCCAATATGGTGCGCAGGGGCCGTCATTCGCCGTTTGCAGCGCCTGTTCGTCGGCAAGCCAGTCCATCGGGCTGGCGATGATGCTGATCCGCGCCGGCGTGGTCGATCGCGCCATCGCCGGGGGAAGCGAAGCTTGCCTGACGGTTCCAACGATCCGTGCATGGGAATTGCTGCGTGTCCTGTCACCCGACGGATGCAAACCATTTTCCAATAACCGCAATGGGACGGTTCTGGGTGAAGGTGCGGGCGTAGTCTTGCTTGAATCCGAAGCGTCGCTCGCTGCACGCGGCGGCGCGCCAATTGGATGGCTGAACGGCTATGCAACGACAAGCGATGCCCGCGACATGCTACAGCCTGATGTCGATGGGGCCGCCGCTGCCATGCAGGGTGCGCTTGACGATGCGGGGCTTTCAGCGGACGACATTGATTATATCAACGCCCACGGGACGGGTACGGTTCTCAATGACGTCAACGAAGCAACCGCCATTCGTCGGGTGTTTGGGGATGCAACCGACAGTCTTCTGGTATCTTCGAGTAAATCCCAGACGGGCCACTTGCTCGGGGCATCTGGCGGGATAGAGCTGGCTATCACCCTCGCCGCTGCACGCGCGCAAATTGTACCGCCCCATATCAATTGCGCTGAGCCTGATCCTAAATGCGAGATCACGCTGGCCGCCGACATCCCCACGAACCGGCCGATCCGGTATGCATTGTCTAATTCCTTTGCATTCGGCGGGATGAACGCTTCTTTGATCCTAGCGGCGCCAGAAGTTTGA
- a CDS encoding acyl carrier protein — MTDNTSSVATWPEDLEPEKLDQIIAIIAKEGMVDIESVTPGATLESLSIASVDVVSILMAVEEDLGIYVPIDNELAAAKNLSEFIAKIASQGDGESDAGSPAAI; from the coding sequence GTGACTGATAATACGAGTTCAGTGGCAACTTGGCCTGAAGATCTGGAGCCCGAAAAACTTGATCAGATCATCGCCATTATCGCCAAAGAAGGCATGGTCGACATAGAGTCAGTCACTCCCGGTGCCACATTGGAGTCTCTGAGCATCGCGTCGGTCGACGTGGTTTCAATTTTGATGGCAGTTGAAGAGGACCTCGGTATTTACGTTCCCATCGACAACGAATTGGCAGCCGCCAAAAACCTATCTGAATTTATCGCTAAAATCGCATCGCAAGGAGACGGTGAATCCGACGCCGGATCACCGGCAGCCATTTGA
- the lptB gene encoding LPS export ABC transporter ATP-binding protein — protein sequence MNGTVPTQMHRTEPQFQPAAGSLRIRDVKKALQQQDIVRGISLVVEPGQIVGLLGPNGAGKSTLIGLIAGVQLPDTGKIEIDGVDATKLPLYARAQLGVAYLPQEASVFRGLSVEDNILLYLEAVESDRAEISRRLESLLNEFGLTKIRRRKTAVLSGGERRRCEIARMIAGDPKYVLLDEPFAGVDPLAISSVQQTIIRLKERGMGVVISDHNVRETLSIVDRANIMHAGALLAQGTAEELIKDLNVRNLFLGDIFNQ from the coding sequence ATGAATGGGACCGTTCCGACGCAGATGCACCGCACAGAGCCCCAATTTCAGCCGGCCGCCGGTTCCTTGCGCATTCGCGACGTCAAAAAAGCGCTGCAACAACAAGATATTGTTCGTGGCATCAGCCTAGTGGTTGAACCCGGTCAAATTGTCGGACTGTTGGGGCCAAATGGTGCAGGCAAATCAACTTTGATTGGTCTGATTGCAGGGGTGCAATTGCCCGATACAGGCAAAATCGAAATTGATGGGGTCGATGCTACGAAACTGCCCCTTTATGCGCGCGCTCAGCTTGGCGTGGCATACCTCCCACAGGAAGCTTCCGTCTTTCGCGGATTATCAGTCGAAGACAATATTCTTCTGTATCTCGAAGCAGTCGAGTCTGATAGGGCTGAGATATCCAGACGCCTTGAAAGCCTGCTGAATGAATTTGGCCTTACCAAGATTAGACGTCGCAAAACGGCGGTCCTGTCTGGCGGCGAGCGTCGGCGCTGCGAGATCGCGCGGATGATCGCGGGCGATCCGAAATATGTGCTGCTTGACGAGCCTTTTGCCGGTGTCGATCCGCTCGCAATTTCGTCAGTGCAGCAAACCATAATCCGGCTAAAGGAACGCGGTATGGGAGTTGTGATTTCCGATCATAATGTGCGCGAGACGCTGTCAATCGTCGATCGCGCCAACATTATGCATGCGGGTGCGCTGCTGGCCCAAGGCACAGCGGAAGAGCTCATCAAAGATTTGAATGTCCGCAACCTGTTTCTGGGCGATATTTTCAACCAATGA
- a CDS encoding LptF/LptG family permease, whose amino-acid sequence MKSNALIRRRVSGPILRRYRAVFAYEVFRLAFFVLLGAQAIFLTNVVVADLLPEAIEHQAGLWNFLALTILTVPGVLVIALPLAVLVGSYLVIMNRRASGEFASFAGMGFTTKGLLQMNFGIGLGAILVSHLISGYAEPLARYHLAKTLFDIKNDAVREGRIAAGEFNAVGDYVFFADSGRFNETARGLFIHERLDDGTTRFVTAHHSFRAPVEEELGLGLILGDVAVYQFSTDEAASQSTEPCDGCASETAEIALSEQMFIQFQEPETAELPERRSRVPDWTNLELLSSGKEDADAAATLAERFLRDLLCLLAPFVALLAATLTTPRTYLFALPLAGGLVLSAQFLGTFLVQSLTGAGMVTMLAGIATVAAIIWIALIVGFIRRESGLIQPLETRL is encoded by the coding sequence TTGAAATCGAACGCTCTGATCCGACGCCGAGTATCCGGCCCTATCCTGCGCCGCTACCGTGCGGTGTTTGCTTACGAAGTATTCAGGCTGGCGTTCTTCGTCTTACTGGGGGCGCAGGCGATATTTTTGACAAATGTCGTGGTCGCCGATTTGTTGCCTGAAGCGATTGAACACCAAGCCGGTCTTTGGAACTTTCTCGCGTTGACCATTCTGACCGTTCCAGGTGTCCTCGTGATCGCGTTGCCGCTTGCCGTTTTGGTGGGCAGTTATCTGGTCATCATGAATAGACGGGCATCTGGGGAATTCGCAAGTTTTGCGGGGATGGGGTTCACGACCAAAGGTCTTCTGCAGATGAATTTCGGCATAGGCCTTGGCGCTATTTTGGTTTCGCATCTGATTTCAGGTTATGCCGAGCCGCTTGCGCGCTATCATCTGGCAAAAACCTTATTCGATATCAAAAACGATGCCGTGCGTGAGGGGCGGATCGCAGCGGGTGAGTTCAATGCAGTCGGCGATTACGTGTTTTTTGCAGACTCTGGTCGGTTTAACGAAACCGCCCGGGGATTGTTCATCCACGAGCGCCTCGATGATGGAACCACCCGGTTTGTAACCGCTCACCACAGCTTTCGAGCGCCAGTTGAAGAAGAGCTTGGGCTTGGTCTGATATTAGGTGATGTCGCGGTCTATCAATTTAGTACCGACGAAGCGGCTTCCCAAAGCACTGAACCTTGCGATGGATGCGCGTCTGAGACCGCCGAAATCGCATTGTCAGAGCAAATGTTTATCCAATTCCAGGAGCCTGAAACGGCCGAATTGCCAGAGCGCCGCAGCCGTGTTCCCGACTGGACCAATCTGGAACTGCTCAGTTCGGGAAAAGAGGATGCAGATGCCGCTGCAACGCTGGCCGAACGATTTCTGCGAGATCTCCTGTGTCTGCTCGCGCCTTTTGTGGCGTTACTTGCAGCGACACTGACAACGCCACGGACCTATTTATTTGCGCTGCCGCTGGCCGGTGGGCTAGTTCTGTCAGCACAGTTTTTGGGAACTTTTTTGGTGCAATCGCTGACCGGTGCAGGCATGGTCACCATGCTTGCAGGCATCGCTACCGTGGCGGCAATCATTTGGATTGCGCTGATTGTCGGTTTTATCCGACGCGAGAGCGGCCTGATTCAACCGTTGGAAACACGATTATGA
- a CDS encoding LptF/LptG family permease — MSHLRALFGRETSYVAGLYFRRALVFGGIVLAIILALDVVGRMTRVLSLNDDAGGLDGLWVLVHYVFLRAAFVLPQLLPVAAMMGVLWAEFALSKSNERSMIFGSGRAPIYSVVPALVFGVVIGAMQFGAVNITRTYSAQAQAEAGYRNYGAGFTRKETAVSEWFATEGTVFNGRIAFGPDPVLKEVVVYRIAPSGKLETIITADQATALPAAGGWEFQNGKVWSFSWAEDGWSWLARADESFFSSIAEQVPLSPVWADYIGIDPHLLPLGPLRQLATAQGSVPNALSFRAAYQQRYSDVLICIAMALVGAGLALTMFKPQTEPLRLLAVVAIGYAVHVGTTTLTLFGESGLVPLLVSVWIWPTFLALGTLVFLYGHDQRVQDDIDRNDHGLRTE, encoded by the coding sequence GTGAGTCATCTGAGAGCCCTGTTTGGACGGGAAACTTCTTATGTGGCAGGGCTCTATTTTCGCCGTGCGCTGGTATTTGGCGGCATCGTTCTGGCAATAATCCTCGCGCTGGATGTGGTTGGCCGAATGACGCGTGTGTTGTCATTGAATGATGACGCTGGGGGCCTCGATGGGCTTTGGGTGCTCGTGCACTACGTTTTCCTGCGCGCAGCATTCGTTCTGCCGCAACTGTTGCCAGTCGCTGCGATGATGGGTGTGCTTTGGGCGGAATTCGCGTTGTCAAAGTCCAATGAGCGGTCGATGATCTTCGGCAGTGGGCGCGCGCCAATATACTCTGTAGTGCCCGCATTGGTCTTTGGCGTGGTCATCGGTGCCATGCAATTTGGCGCTGTGAATATTACCCGCACGTATTCAGCCCAAGCACAGGCGGAAGCGGGCTATCGGAACTATGGGGCCGGGTTCACTCGCAAAGAAACCGCTGTTTCGGAATGGTTCGCAACAGAGGGAACAGTGTTCAACGGACGCATTGCCTTCGGGCCAGACCCGGTTTTGAAAGAGGTCGTCGTTTACCGGATTGCGCCATCGGGCAAATTGGAAACGATCATCACCGCTGATCAGGCCACGGCATTGCCTGCGGCCGGAGGCTGGGAGTTTCAGAACGGTAAGGTTTGGTCCTTTTCCTGGGCGGAAGATGGCTGGAGCTGGCTTGCCCGTGCAGACGAAAGCTTCTTCTCGTCGATTGCCGAGCAAGTTCCGCTTAGTCCCGTTTGGGCGGATTATATCGGAATCGACCCGCATCTTTTACCACTTGGGCCATTGCGGCAACTTGCGACTGCTCAGGGAAGCGTCCCAAACGCGTTATCATTTAGGGCTGCTTATCAGCAACGTTACTCGGATGTTCTGATTTGCATCGCTATGGCGTTGGTTGGAGCCGGTCTTGCTCTGACCATGTTCAAACCGCAGACCGAACCGTTGCGCCTTTTGGCTGTCGTAGCGATAGGATACGCCGTCCATGTCGGAACCACGACACTTACGCTTTTTGGAGAAAGCGGGCTCGTGCCCTTGCTGGTCTCGGTTTGGATTTGGCCGACCTTTCTAGCGCTTGGAACCCTGGTCTTTCTTTATGGTCATGATCAGCGCGTGCAGGACGATATCGATAGAAACGATCACGGATTGCGGACGGAATGA
- a CDS encoding SDR family NAD(P)-dependent oxidoreductase — MRRATPITDPEHVVITGATSGLGRALAIGYARPGRMLSLAGRNAERLEEVATACERAGANVHTATLDVTDAAAMEAWLARCYDALPIDILVANAGLGGAAALAPPSGEDGEQARNILSVNTVGVVNTVTPATPKMVARGRGQIVIVGSIQDSLGVPQSPVYCASKAAVQIYGDGLRRLLSEKGVGVTVVRPGFIDTPMSQSLAMPRPFCWTPERAAEKVMAGVGKGAAQITFPWPLRLVLGLQKFAPVWLIDFVVARSMRIGWAPPGSPDADGTD, encoded by the coding sequence ATGAGACGTGCAACGCCAATCACAGACCCTGAACATGTCGTAATCACTGGCGCGACAAGCGGGCTCGGACGCGCCCTGGCGATTGGTTATGCGCGCCCTGGCAGAATGCTTTCGCTTGCGGGCCGCAATGCCGAACGGCTGGAAGAGGTGGCGACTGCCTGCGAGCGCGCTGGCGCGAATGTGCATACTGCAACTCTCGATGTGACCGATGCGGCGGCGATGGAGGCATGGTTGGCGCGTTGTTACGATGCACTGCCAATCGATATTCTCGTCGCTAATGCGGGGCTCGGAGGAGCGGCGGCCCTTGCACCGCCTTCTGGTGAAGATGGGGAGCAGGCGCGAAACATCCTTTCCGTCAACACTGTCGGTGTCGTCAATACGGTGACACCCGCCACGCCAAAAATGGTCGCGCGTGGGCGCGGCCAAATTGTTATTGTCGGGTCAATTCAGGACTCTCTCGGCGTTCCCCAATCGCCTGTCTATTGCGCGTCAAAAGCTGCGGTACAGATATATGGCGACGGGCTGCGCCGCTTGCTGTCTGAGAAAGGTGTGGGGGTCACGGTTGTTCGACCGGGCTTTATCGATACGCCGATGAGCCAGTCGCTCGCCATGCCGCGTCCCTTTTGCTGGACGCCTGAGCGCGCAGCGGAAAAGGTTATGGCCGGTGTTGGAAAGGGAGCCGCGCAAATTACTTTCCCTTGGCCACTCCGCTTGGTTTTGGGATTGCAAAAATTTGCACCAGTTTGGCTCATCGACTTTGTGGTTGCTAGATCAATGCGCATAGGCTGGGCACCGCCGGGTTCACCTGACGCCGATGGGACCGATTAG
- a CDS encoding DUF4833 domain-containing protein, producing the protein MKRYNLIGAITALVKLKLVLLCATLGVAAASPGYGQSLCAPQYPVPKDEGVVFFIQRSGNSNTIVYVANQLADGAIDPDDPVEGYWRYLSGSGRKGPLRFLESQLAFGVNVKPLAGQPGKFSASLNAAPNIKVRLEPTPDGQVRAVMPVANREAQLICVFVEWREGLGGIPNVVHVDFHGLTLDGAEHVIQRLRR; encoded by the coding sequence ATGAAACGATACAATTTGATAGGAGCCATAACGGCCTTAGTAAAGCTCAAACTCGTCCTGCTATGTGCCACGCTTGGCGTCGCGGCCGCATCGCCGGGCTATGGCCAATCGCTTTGTGCGCCTCAATATCCCGTGCCCAAAGATGAGGGCGTTGTCTTTTTCATCCAGCGCTCCGGCAACTCAAACACGATCGTCTATGTGGCCAACCAGCTGGCGGATGGCGCGATTGATCCAGATGATCCGGTCGAAGGTTACTGGCGATATCTAAGTGGGAGCGGACGCAAGGGGCCGCTGCGATTTTTAGAAAGCCAATTGGCCTTTGGCGTGAATGTTAAACCGCTAGCTGGGCAGCCTGGCAAATTTTCGGCAAGTCTGAATGCCGCGCCAAATATCAAAGTGCGCCTTGAACCCACTCCTGACGGCCAGGTGCGCGCAGTGATGCCGGTCGCGAACCGAGAGGCGCAGCTGATCTGTGTTTTCGTTGAATGGCGCGAGGGGCTTGGCGGGATTCCCAATGTGGTCCACGTCGACTTTCACGGGCTAACACTGGATGGCGCGGAGCATGTCATTCAGCGCTTGCGTCGCTAA
- a CDS encoding glycosyltransferase family 4 protein, which translates to MDLPTTQLESSHRPLRLAIFSGVYDYIVDGVAVTLNRLVEQLERDGVEVLVFAPTAKHSALDYAGTLVSVPSIPMPGRREYRASVGLGRSAKKRLDAFEPTLFHIAAPDILGWRALFYARRHNIPVLASYHTRYETYFDYYGAGFALSLASKYLRNFYSKADRVCAPTQSMADDIEQAGYGRDIVVWARGVDSDQFSPTKRSTKWRQDLGIGSDEIVVLFVSRLVREKNLGVLVDVLSGLKARGLAFRAVVVGDGPERTSLEARLPEAIFTGFQGGDDLARAYASSDIFFFASLTETFGNVTLEAMASALPAVCADATGSRSLVDQGVTGFLEPADDVGAMIDRLSEFVQNDDLRRRMGDAALVRSATFTKAAAYRQVRNAYASLLETH; encoded by the coding sequence TTGGATTTACCCACAACGCAACTGGAATCTAGTCACAGACCGCTGCGTCTTGCAATCTTTTCGGGTGTCTATGACTATATTGTTGATGGCGTCGCCGTGACGTTGAACCGGCTGGTGGAACAGCTGGAGCGCGACGGCGTTGAGGTGCTCGTATTCGCACCAACAGCTAAGCACTCAGCGCTCGACTATGCCGGCACGCTCGTATCTGTGCCGTCTATCCCCATGCCCGGGCGGCGGGAGTATCGCGCCTCGGTTGGGCTCGGGCGCAGCGCAAAGAAACGCCTTGATGCCTTCGAGCCAACGCTTTTTCACATCGCAGCGCCCGATATTCTTGGCTGGCGGGCACTGTTTTACGCTCGACGGCACAACATCCCGGTGCTGGCGTCGTATCACACGCGCTACGAAACATATTTCGACTATTATGGAGCTGGCTTCGCACTTTCGCTCGCATCAAAATATTTGCGAAACTTCTACAGTAAAGCTGACCGGGTTTGCGCGCCCACCCAATCGATGGCTGACGATATTGAACAAGCGGGCTATGGCCGCGACATCGTGGTATGGGCGCGCGGGGTCGATTCCGATCAGTTTAGTCCAACCAAGCGATCAACCAAATGGCGGCAGGACCTAGGGATTGGCTCCGACGAGATTGTGGTTTTGTTTGTGTCGCGACTGGTGCGCGAAAAGAACCTTGGTGTTTTGGTTGACGTGCTCAGTGGATTGAAGGCACGTGGACTGGCATTTCGCGCTGTTGTTGTTGGTGATGGTCCGGAGCGCACCTCCCTTGAAGCGCGACTTCCAGAGGCAATCTTTACCGGCTTTCAAGGAGGCGACGATTTGGCCCGCGCCTATGCTTCGTCCGATATTTTCTTTTTTGCGAGCCTCACCGAAACCTTTGGCAATGTCACGCTTGAAGCGATGGCTTCAGCGTTGCCAGCGGTCTGCGCCGACGCCACTGGCAGCCGATCACTGGTTGATCAGGGTGTGACGGGATTTCTTGAACCGGCCGACGATGTAGGCGCAATGATCGACAGGCTATCGGAGTTTGTGCAGAACGACGACTTGCGACGGAGAATGGGAGATGCGGCTCTCGTCCGAAGCGCCACCTTCACCAAGGCCGCAGCGTATCGTCAGGTGCGCAATGCCTATGCAAGCCTCTTAGAAACGCACTGA
- a CDS encoding glycosyltransferase family 4 protein, giving the protein MERNAPKILFVTHKYPPSLGGMQQQSYALTRNYQEIGESSVIAYNSRYPVWLFFLIIIPWVAIRLIKDREIDVIHGNDGLMGIFLTPFLISRKKVFVTVHGLDVYLGMRAYQWWVRTFLKRFEGVIAVSAETAAGCVERGVPEKKVSIVLNACDTNWSDSKDPEFAKWLKEQHGIDCDKQVIVLSAGRPVPRKGFSWFAGNVLPDLPDDAIYAVVGPASGAGPMLQFLRKFLPDALFQGLCHAVGAETDYIKLKDISQRPELKGRVALLGRLPREHLNQIYLHSHIYVMPNLKVEGDFEGFGLVIQEATYNGALCLAADVDGIPSAIRDGETGILLPSGNAAAWTARINALCADPEQRGSLARRFQAKLRKDMTTWADVALAYQRIFSVSLARDTKTSDGSPMSETH; this is encoded by the coding sequence ATGGAACGCAACGCGCCGAAAATCTTGTTTGTCACGCATAAATACCCGCCAAGCCTTGGTGGCATGCAGCAACAAAGTTATGCGCTGACCCGCAACTACCAAGAAATCGGCGAGAGTAGCGTTATTGCCTACAACAGCCGCTATCCGGTCTGGCTGTTCTTTTTGATCATCATCCCGTGGGTAGCGATACGTCTAATAAAAGACCGTGAAATCGATGTTATCCACGGGAATGATGGCCTGATGGGGATTTTTCTCACGCCATTCCTGATCTCGCGTAAGAAGGTTTTTGTGACCGTTCACGGGTTGGACGTGTATCTCGGAATGCGTGCCTACCAATGGTGGGTGCGAACGTTCCTAAAGCGTTTTGAAGGCGTGATCGCGGTCAGCGCGGAAACAGCAGCGGGCTGTGTTGAACGCGGGGTCCCCGAGAAAAAGGTCAGCATCGTGTTGAATGCATGCGACACCAATTGGAGCGACAGCAAAGATCCCGAATTCGCAAAATGGCTCAAAGAACAGCACGGCATAGATTGCGACAAACAGGTCATTGTTCTATCCGCAGGCAGGCCGGTCCCGCGAAAAGGGTTTTCTTGGTTCGCTGGGAATGTACTACCAGACCTCCCCGACGATGCAATATATGCGGTTGTTGGCCCGGCATCGGGTGCAGGTCCTATGTTGCAGTTTTTGCGCAAATTCTTGCCCGACGCTTTGTTCCAAGGGCTCTGCCATGCCGTCGGCGCAGAGACGGACTACATCAAACTGAAGGACATATCACAGCGACCGGAATTGAAGGGGCGGGTCGCCCTTTTGGGCCGTTTGCCGCGCGAGCACTTGAACCAAATATACCTTCATAGCCATATATACGTGATGCCTAACCTGAAGGTCGAAGGCGACTTCGAGGGCTTCGGATTGGTTATTCAGGAGGCGACGTACAATGGCGCGCTTTGCCTTGCTGCGGATGTCGATGGAATCCCGTCCGCTATCCGCGATGGTGAAACGGGTATACTTTTGCCAAGTGGAAACGCCGCAGCCTGGACCGCTCGGATCAACGCCTTGTGCGCTGACCCAGAGCAACGCGGCAGCCTTGCCCGCCGCTTCCAAGCCAAATTGCGCAAAGACATGACCACATGGGCCGATGTGGCGCTGGCCTATCAACGGATCTTTTCAGTATCTTTGGCGCGCGACACCAAAACTTCTGACGGATCACCCATGTCTGAAACGCATTGA